In Enoplosus armatus isolate fEnoArm2 chromosome 20, fEnoArm2.hap1, whole genome shotgun sequence, the sequence AATGTTGGGAACAAAGCAATCCTGTGTACCTAATGCTGTATGAGACAAAGAAGTGCTAGGAAAAGAGTTGAGATACAGGTATTGTGCattaaagcaaatgaaaagTGTAGAAACCTCAGAAAGGTACATTTTAGAGCAGGTAGAAGTGGAGAATAGGGTAGGTTGATTTCTAAGCCGTTACTAAAGAGATTAGTATCTCCTCTTTCCTGTTGCTGCTTTATCTGATGTGTCTGAACCACCTGTGTACAAACTGTCAAAtcagttttgtgtttaaaagaaatacacacaactGTGGGAGAGGCACTCAACACTATTTTGAGTCACAGTGAAGTCAAGTTGATATCTCATATCAACCatccccatctttctctctaTATTTGCTCCATCACGTCTTTTTTGCAGCTGCATCTGCATGTAGAAAGCTGTGTTTCCACGTTTCGAATGTCAGGGaatgttttcttgtgtgtgtgtgtgtgagtgtacacgCATGTTTATGTGCACCGCGGGGTGTTGGAATAGGTGTGACAATCACTTGCTGTTCTCCCAGGGGTCAACAGCTGCACCAAAGTGTTGGTATTTGACACCTGGGCCATTTCAGAGAAGGAATGTGGGGGTTCAGCATggatgagagtgtgtgtgtgtgtgtgtgtgtgtgtgtgtgtgttgtaggggGTCCTTATAAATCCATAAACATATGTGACAATTGTCAGTTAGATATAGATGTACATGAGATGCTAACTAAAGTGATGATGGCACCATTTCCTCCGTTTGAGAGATTTCCCAGTTTCTTAAGGAGGTGAAATTACAGGTATCAGTGTaattatttcatgtcacatATGGAGTGGCGTTTTATTAAGTTTCATTTCCAAATATTGTTTATGATTTGATATACAAGTGATATATCATGTCAATTGGATGCTGCCTCATACTTGTTCCCctattgtgttatttctttctAATTTTGTAAATGTTCTGTGTGGTAATCGCCAAAATCCCTGAGTGTTTAAACTTCCTTGGAAAACTGATGTGATTGCAttcttcaaattcaaatcacaTTATCTTGATGGTACTCACTGTGATGTGTTCTATTAATCTCCACTAAAGTCATACGAAGTATTTGGAAATTTGAAATTAGGTGTgtgatgcatttgtgtgttcttgCTGCCCTCTAATGGCTCGTCATGAACAAGACGACTCCTCACAAGTCAAATAAAGACTTTCAACAACATGTTTATTCAACTCATGTTCATTCAGAGACAAAACCCACTGAAATTGTTCACACGGTGATTAACAACTAAACAAATTGACTGACTGTGTTTAAGGAGAACAGGCTCCCGCTCTTAACCACTTAACAGACGTGTGAGCTGTGGTTTTGCAGGCTTCAGTTTAGCAGTGCTAATTTATCAGTAAGCATGCTTTCTATTTTTTCTCACAGAGGGAATAGAGAAGTTCAATTTGTTCAGCATACTCGAATCCTGGCCTGTGGGGGACAAAACAGTCATGTTAAAACTGCACCTGGAAACTCTGAAAGCCAGTGGCTCATAAAGGCAtccataaatgtttttttacttaaataccCAATAGAATAGACACTCTCTTCTCCATTATATTCccattttgtaaatgaataaatgttgttttagtttagaCCATATCTATACAAAAGGGTCTCTGCAGTTATCTCACCGTCCAGGTGTCTCCAGTATCAGAGGGATGTCGTCCAGTCTGGGCTCATTGACAATGTCTCGGAAAGCAGAGATTCCGATGTGACCTTTACCGATGTCTTCATGCCGATCGAGGTTGCAACCTAGTTTAcctgcataaaaaaaagaaaaatgaacaaaccaTCATAGCTAATCTGTGTATGTGATATTTCTGTGTCGAAGTCCTGGATGTACCTTTGGAGTCATTGAGATGGATGGCTTTAAGATAGTGGAGCCCCACTTCTTGATCAAACTCATCAAGCATGGCCTTCACTCCTCCCTCTACAGCCAGGTCGTATCCTACCAGGACAAGAAACAACACTTCAACacgaaaaaagaaacacttgcAGCCCTAAAGGCAGCTTTAATATTTCAAGGCTTCACATGCTAGTAAGCAACTGACGTCTGGTGATTTTGCGGGACAAAAAGATCAACTGCAGGATTCACTCACCTGCTGCGAAGGCGTGGCAGGTATCCAGACACACCCCTACTCTGGTCTGGTCTCTCACTTTGTCTATGATGCTCTTCAGCTCGGAGAACTTGCCCCCCACCGTGCTGCCCTGACCGCTCATGTTCTCCAAAACTGACCACATGGAGgggcaaagaagaagaagaaggcactATCAGTTGACACACCCATTCAACTCCCATATTTCCCTCAACAACTGATACACTTCTAAAAATCGGTTTGGCTGCCATCGTTCATTCCTGAATCACAGCTTGAGGGCTGTTTTTTGCtactgcttcagtgtttttgcagtgtATTCTTGTCACACCAGCTGCATCTTGGGGTATGTAAGTGAAAAGGACTGCAGTCAGTGCCATAAATCACAAGCAATGAAACACTGGTGTCAAGCCTGCAGTCAGTTCTGCAAATTGAAAGTTATGTATTAACACAAAAGTCAGTCTGAGGTCAAATGGTTTTGTATGAGATGATGACGTGCCTCAATGTTTTGATAACTGACTCGTGGTGGTAAAATATTAATCCTCCTGATTAGTGTTAAAATTATATTAAAGTCCAATCTTATTAATTACATGCAAAGAGATTAACCTACCAATTGGGATTTTAGTGACATTAGATTTGAATTTGAGTGCACTGGGTTTGGCTGCGACTGCTAAATTCTCTCGCTACACTGagattcaaatatttaataaagCATTGTCTTGCAGCAAGTTCCTATTTCTGTGAAGCTCATAATGTTCTCCGCTTGAAAAGGCCGTCAAGAGGTATGGATGCAAATCACTGTAATTgctgaggctgtagtttgtagTGTTATAGGCCAAATACCAAGTGTCTGTGGGTCAGTGTTGGTCTCTACTGTTCCTCTTTGCCACAGCAGTTTTCCTGTGTTTAGCATATGTCATTGTGGTTTTTTctcaaaaatatcacaaaaatgCATCAGTAAAAAGGAACAGTGGTTACTGTAAAGCTACTGCCCCTGTACCTGTTACCACAGCAGGTGTTTGCTGGTGAGCATGGTTAATGGATGCTGCTATCTTGTCCACACACTGCTCTGTGGTGATGGAGCCCAGGGAGGAGCCAGGGTGGAAGTTGTAGAGGTTCAGACCCAGGAGGCTGCAGCGGCTGAGCTCATCCACCAGCAGGGCCTGGCTCTTCTCAAACACATCTGGGTGTAACATGGTACGCAAACCAGAGGAGGTTgtcagaagagaagaaaagagaggagaggagacacagcTGGGAAGATGAAATAATCGATGCAAGACAAGGGCAGGCAACTGACAGTGAGAGAGCAAGGGAGAAAAGACAAGGACATCCAGAGACATCCGTGAGTGTCTGACAAACCCTCTTTAGGAGATCCACAGTTCATGAGGTAGGACCCATGAGGCAGGATGTGAGCTGGGTCAAACTCATGTAGGGAACATTGCTCCCGAAACCTGGCAGCAGCTGTCTGGGCCAGTGCAGGCCTCTTCCATGACCGCTGGGAGCCCAGAAACAGGGCGAAACTGCTGCCGCCCATCTCTGTGCAGGACTCCACAGCTTTCCATATCCCACCTGGGGACACATAAGAGACAGCACAAGAACTGTAAGTGAGTGTGCTATATAATTACTTAACGGGAGTCTAACAAGATGGCATTAGGCCTTACCTTGGATGCCAACATGAGCTCCAATGTATTTCCTGTTCCCACGGCCCTTCTCCCTCCtgtgtcctctctcctcagcctccttcttcttcacagtgtcctctccctccttttctcctccgaGAGCCTCCTCggttttccttttccttgcTCCACTCTTTCTCGGACCCATGCTTTCAAGAGAAAGTTATGAGCAGCACTTATGAATTTGCAAATCTCTGCAAAAGGCTAACCGTTTCCTGTTTATTACTTCAAATATGCGTTTGAGGGGACTGTCATCCTACAAAGTATGAACAGTGGCGCTCAGTTTGACAATCAAAAGTTTATGAAGGTCAAAATACGACTTTAATGCATCCCTCCTAGTAGGGGCCAGCCAGTCAGAGGGCTTCCGCGCAGCTGCCACAGGCTGGCTATTGGAGACGCTTCATGCTGAGCAGCAAAATGGCCGCCCGTCAAACGACTGACTCCACAGCGCTTTGAAATTTAAATTCTTCTGCACATTAGGGTTTACACTATTACACCGTTAGTACTTATTTACAAACCAGTAGCTTATTGCGCGTGTATTTTCATCATCTGCCACTTGCCTGTCCGCTCAGGCGTCGCACTTCTTGTAGCCTCGACGAATGCctcaaaaagctaaaaaaaaaatcgcaCTGAAGCACtttagctaagctagctagcacgCTAGCTTTTCTTCATATGTGATTCCTGAGGTGAGTAGCGTTAGCTGGACATATGCGTAATGTTTCCAAGCgttttaacatttcataatttGTATGCATGCAAAATGACTGCAACGTTTTTGTTAATGTAATGCCATGCCACTGCGCTTGGTAGCCGAGCTAACACCGCTAGCCTGGCTACTTGTAGCTGCTGTCTGTAGGTAACCTAGCTTACCTAGTTAGCTAACATTTGATAGCACTAGCATTGATGTAGCAGTATTAGTGGTTGTGCATTAGCAGCAGTGGATATGTGGCTCAAGGCTCGGTGTATTTGCTGTTAAGGACCGTTGTGTACACAGAACAGAGTAGTTACCTAACTTAGGTGGTTGACACCTGGTTGATCTTGTTAACGTGCGCACTGCTCTGTGTCTGCGTATTTTAAGTAGCGTTATAGGCAGAAACCACTCCTTAATGTTAGCCATCGACGAAATATTTTACTAGCAGCTGCTGTTAAACTTGTCGCCTGATTACACTTCATCGATGTAGGTGGTTGGCTATTAATCCTAACCCGTTTAAGCGACTTAAATCACCTGTGTCTTAGATTTTCGAGAACGCTTTTCCATTTTTAGCATTAGAAAGCTGAATTCTTCTAATgctgtaacgttagctagctaacagctagcGTTAAATGCGGATGAGCTTGTGACAACGTTGACAGGATAACACAGGTACGGTAACATCGGTGTGGTCACATCAATGATTTGAACGGTTGCTGGACAAAGCAGATCTGACAGCTcgtaataacaataatcaggTCTGGCTTTCTGATCCGCCAGGCCTGTGGTCAGAAATGCCTCAGGAAGGATGTCAGGTTCGTCGTCTGTAAATCTAGGAATCTTGCCTGCTTGAAGTGTTATGGCATTATGCAAAAACGAAACCAACTTAAAAGAGACACCGTCAGGGCGTAGCAGTTCACTAAGTGTATGCATTTAAACCGTCGGTTCTCTTCTAAGTTAATAAACTGACGGTTTTCAACATGGTTACAAGAGCTTAGATATCCTGTGGGATTTTGATTGCCATAGTCTAATATATTGGTGTCTTAAATATGTGCGTTCCTAAATTACAGTCTAGTGACATGTCCTAAGCCTATTAAACTGTTAAAGCTAAGTTAAATGAATAGTGAATGCCTTTACCTGTTTGGCCATCATATCTACATTACTAATGGTTTTCTTTAGGAGAAAAGTCGTTTCTATAAATATCTCAAAAGCTCAAAACCTAACCCTAGAATAGCATTTCAGTCTATCAATATTGAGTCATCTGATCAAAATATTATGTTAGTTGGATTTGTCCATATTGACCTGCTCTATGTTCTTATTTTGGGGATCCTCATGACAATGCATTTCTTGTCTAAAAGCTGTTAAAGAGCCTAATCCAGATTTGCTCACACTCCATCTTAAAGCACAAGCATGTGTCTCAATGCTTCACTTGGTCACTTGTTGTGGTTTCCATAGCTGCATGCAGATTCAGTCAGTCTGCTGACTAAATGAGTCTGTCTAAATTGGTTGAACTTAACAGTGTGATTAGCTTACAGTTTTCTGCATGCTTATGTTAGGGATAATTACTGTGTTTGTTGCCCACATGTCCAGCTGTATTCTTAGCTCTAGCACCTGATGGCTTCATCCAATCAAGCATGCAGTCCATTGTCGCTTACACACATGGATGGAGGCTCACGTGGCCATGTAGCTACTGTGATGCTGTCTTTTTCCCTTGGTTTTTGCTGCAGTCTTTAACTATTAGTCAATGTTTTTTGAGCAGTGATTTATTTTACAGGTAAACGCCACTGGCTATACAAAGAAGCActcattgattttaaaatggattGGAATGGATGTGTGaccacatttttaaatatcctccttttttctctagAAGAAAGGAGTATCAGGACAGGAGCAGTAGTTCATGGAagacaagaaaaggaaaaaagacgacaaaaggaaaagggaagCCTCTCAGAAGGTGGGCATGTTCACAATGACTTGCAAGCTCCTCCATCTGGGTTGGACACCATTGAACAAACGTGCTGCAGAGCTTTTGATAAGCTTTGAGAACAAatcatattgtattttattttaagtatattgTTGGCTTAAATATTCTGATTAGGAGTGCTATTTTGTGCTTATTTGGGGTGGTGTACATTTTTGGATGAGTTAGGATTATGCTGTATTCATATTTGTGAATTTTAAGGCTGTATTTATGAGCAATTTACGTCAAGTGATTCCATCGCTTTTATGAAAGAACCTCTCTTGGACATAAATATTAATCCAACCACTATAAAACAGGCCCATAGTTAAACCCCggatgagtgaatgagactttttaacatttgaaaacttcaTTTGACATGCATGTTAGTATGAAACAAGActtttatacacatactgtacaggttCTAATCAGATACAGGATATAGAATCTCCCAGAAAATAAACGTTTGCATTGAGCACAATTCTAAAAGATTTCATTAACTGTTAGCAGTTTTTGGTTGCACCGTTTTGGAAAATATGAAATGGAACTAATGCGAAGAAAACCAAATTGTGACATTAATGTTTGGATTACATCTCTGGGTGTTTCTGTAAAAGACATAGCAAGTCTCAACAACTACAGGATCTTGAATGAGGGGGTCATGTACTTATTATCCTGGCACTCCTAGACTcagacaaatgttttctttatcaaACCACAatcacagtttcatttcattcttatGGTGTCCCTACCCTGATGCTTTTTAAAGAATGATTTAGGAACtaatttgttttatctgttcattttaggtcacagaacaaaaaaacaaaggtaAGCTGCACagtgatatatgtgtatatgttaAAATATAGATGTCAGGTGTTCCCTATGTTCACCAAAGTTCATCTATCTGTCTTTGGTCAtttgattttcagttttattgtttgtttgtttttcgtCCAAATGGATTGTGACAATGTGTTAATTGTGGTTATTGttggtttttatatttctggCATCACCATTCCTCTCGCACAGTAACCAGGTTAATGCTAGATAACACTTCATGGTTTGTCTTAATTTTTAAGATTaaagctgtctgtcttttgcaACATTTGCAATTCTTTGTAACATCTTCCCTTTCCTTATCTACTTCATACCAAAAATATGGTTAATGcttacatttacagaaaatgaattgtgcACTGTTCTCTTAAGATGTAATTGGTTAAATTATGCTTAATTTCATCCACTCGGTTTCTCTCTCTATCATGTCCTTCCTGCAGTGCCAGACTTGACCAAGCCGGCGTCCCAGTCCCAGTCTCCTGCCactcagagcagctctgcctccccCAGCCCTGGAcccacctcctctgcctccccatCCCCAGCCACCTTGGGCCCTGGCAGTGCTGCCACCCCGTCACAGGGCGGCAACAATGCCAAGCGCCTGGCGGTGGCCAACGGACAGCCCACCTCCACTACCATTTCTTCCTCCACCGCTGGCGGCCCCAGTGCTGCTGGAAACTGCAGTACAAGTAGCGGAGGCGGAGCCCAGGCGCCTCAGCAGCAACCACGCTACATGCCGAGAGAAGTGCCGCCGCGATTCCGCTGCCAGCAGGACCATAAAGTGCTACTGAAGAGGGGTCAGCCGCCACTGTCCTCCATGCTgctgggaggtggaggtggaggaggaggggatggcCCCAATgcaaacatggctgctgtctCAGGTAAATGCTAGAAATGCTGTAGGTCACATTTAGAATATATCCATTCTATGTTAAGATTATTTCTTTTAACATTCTGCATTTTGACCCTTAATGTCTCTCTTGTGGGGTTTGCTTTTTCAGATTCTGGTACAGCTGCCTCCTCATTGGCCCTCACCTCATCATCAGTTGCTGcttctactactacttctaATTATGCAAATTCCATGTGGGGGGCGAGCTCAGGCAGCCAGGCCTCCTCTCAGGGCAGGGAGAAGGTAATTGTCGATGGCAACGACCTGGAGGAGTGGCCTAGCATAGCTGGCAGTGATGGGGGAGGAGCTTCTTTCACCGGGGCTGGAGGGGGCAGCAGCAACAACGTAATGTCTGTGAACAGCATCAGTGCCTCTGGCAACCAATCCTCACCCACTTCCTCGTTCTCTTTGCCCAATGAATGTATGCAGTCGTCCAACGGTGTGGCGTGGGGGATGGCTGCCTCCCAGGGTCATCTTGGAGGAGGGAATGCAGTAGCTGCAGCTGGGCCTCTGCTACAACAGCCCTCCTCACTTTCCAAAGCCTCCGCTGTGCCAGGGAGCCATGATGCCAGTGGCCCCGTCGATGGCAGCAGTGGGATTCCAGGTGCCAACTTCAATCCAAATGCCAACCCTTCGGCCTGGCCTGCCCTGGTGCAGCAGGATGGGCCCGCTGCTGCAGGGGAAGGAGGTCCATCTTCCTTCCATCACCAAGGCCCTGGAGGGTCTTTGTCTGCCAACAACTCTGCTTCCCTGGGCCTGGGGCTGGGAGGTGGGGCAGTCGGGGTGCTGGGGGGTCACCCACCTATATCTGTGAATCAATCAAGCACCCATCAGCGCCAACTTCACCAAATGCaatccagagacagagagatgggaggggggaAATGGGACAGCGAATCAGCGGGACCAAAAATCGCAGGGGGGGAAGGGATTGGAGGAGGAATGGACCGTGGTGTTGGAGGAGGCGAGATGAGTGTGGGAGACCACAGCCTTGCCTCCTCATGGAGAGGCCAGCCTTCTTACCCTGCAGCTAACTCCAAAACGGGTGCCTCAAGGACTGATGGatgggagggtggaggaggtggcaCAGGGGGATTCGGAGTTGCTGAAGGGGATAATGGGACCTCGGGTTGGGGGTATCAGAGTTCCACAAGTGGGGTTAATGCATGGGGCAGTGCTGGAACTGGGGGAAACAGTAGTCAAACCTCCGGGGTATCTCAGGGAGGGTGGGGGTCATCAGGAGTAGGAGCGGAGAGAGGGGTTTCTGGTGGTGATTGCAGTGGGAGCTCCACTGGTATTGTTGGAGCTAATCCGGGAGGTGAGGGAATGGGCGGAGCctgcagcagtaacagcagcagtagtgggGGCAGCACAGCTGGCAACCCCcctgccacctcctcctcttcctcaacagCCGCCACTATGACCAGAGCATGGGACAATCAGAAGGGAGAGGGTGAAACAGGGGAATGGGGTGGGGGAGTAGAAGGACAGGGAGCACAGGGAGGATCTTCATCAAGTGGTGGAAATTCCAGAAGCGGGAGGGGGCCTAACAGCAGTCACAGTCGTCCTCACCACCCGACATTAAATGCTGAAGATGCCTTACAGAACCTTCTCAGCCGGTCTGATCTGGACCCTCGGGTCCTGTCCAACACAGGCTGGGGCCAAACACAGATCCGACAAAACACGTCCTGGGACTTTGAAGAACATGGAGGACAGAGTAAAGGTGGATCATCATCAGCTACATCAAAACACCCACCTTCTCTTGGTGGTTCTTCTCAGTTTTCTGGCGGACCTAGGACCCAAATCCCTGATTCTATGGGCCCAGGGGTCAATCCTTCCCTGATTCCATCTGCTGGGTCCTCTGGAGAGGGCTgggagagcagcagcaacagtagcAGTAGTGGGGCCTCTCTGTCTGGGAGAGCCCCAGCACCTTCAGGCCCCAACATGAGAAATCTTGGCGTCTCACAATCTGTGCCAGTGACCACGACGGGACCTGGTATGGGGTCAGGGGTAATGCCAGGACATAGCCAGCAGGGGAAGACTggctggggtggaggtgggaTGGGAACTGAGGATAGCCAGGAGGCCAAGGGTTGGGGTAATCAGGAATGGAGAGACAGTAGTAGAGGAGGAAATGGCGGAGGATGGGGTGATCCTGGGAAACAGGGTGACCCAGTGAGTGGAGGCTGGGGAGGAAGTCAGGAGGAGAAAGGGACAGGAGGGTGGAAAGAAATGGGAGGGAATAGAGGAGGAAGTGGGTGGGGATCAGGACAGAAGGTTGGGACCAGTAGGGACTGGGGAGAGCAACAGTCCAAATCAAATAGCGGAGGAGGGGGAtgggaggatgagaggaagaacGGAGGAAACTCAGGTGGGGATTCAGGTGTGGGTAGTTGGGGGAGTTGGGATGATGGTGCTCCCCGGAGAACCTGGGGAGCAGGGGGCACAGGAGGAGGCgggagtgggggagggggggtgggtgttGTTGGGGGTATGGGGTCTAAACCCCATCAAAGTTGGAGTGGAGGAAACAAAATGCACCAGATGCCAAACAGCCAGTCGGGCTCCATCACAGGCCCGCAGGCACAACTGCAACAGCAACAATCACAGCCCCGCAATCAGCATCCACAGCGACAGCAAGCATTGGACCAAGGGGCTATGCAAGGGGAATGGGGAAGGAAACCCAGCTCTCAAGCCCAGAATCAGAACCAAAGCTCAGGCTGGACCTCGGGGCCCATCCCTGGTGGCTCCGGAGGAGGTGGAAGTGGATCTGAACCAAGCGGCTGGGAGGAACCCTCGCCGCAGTCTATAAGCAGGAAGAATGAGATAGATGATGGAACATCAGCATGGGGAGACCCAACCCATTACAACTACAAGCCGGTCAACCTGTGGGATAAGAACAGCGCCCCTGCTGGCCAGCAGCCACATGGccaggctcaggctcaggctcaggctcaggctcaggctcagcagcagcagcagcagcagcagcagcagcaacagcagggaCCTCCAATACAGCAGCAGCCTAGCAGGCAGGCTGCAGTGCTTGGAGGTAACAGGGACTTCAACGCTGGACCTGGAAAAACTGCAGCAATGGGTAAGACACCACAAACTGTGAATTTGACCATGATTGATTTCGAAGTTgtcataaagaaaataaagcttaaTTCATATGTTGCTTGAGTTTAGTGGAGATTTTTTAAATCCTCAATTAAGATATTTTGGGAATTAAAATCTAATTGGCAAACCTATTTCTTGAcatgaaaactgaaacattaaTTAAATAGTTGTATAAGCTACTTTTTGGTTAAAACGACAATCATGCAAATAAATCCCAAAGATTCAGTAAACATTGAATTAGATACTGAGTTTACAGTAGCATTTAGATAGGACATAAGTTTTAGAAACGCAATTGGTCGTGTAATAATTTTGCTGGAGGGAAATGGGACAGCATTGATTACTCGtataatgtgaaatatgaaaacaatccCATTAATCAGTGATTTAATTAGCATACtatatacattcacacatgcaggtTTACCTTTTTAAGGCTGAATGTGTAACAGCAGTTTTCCATTTAAAGATGAATGTGAATTGGAGTTTGTTTCTCAATCAGCTGTGGCAGTTTGACAGCTAAAGATGTTGAAGATGTTATCGACTGTCTGTGTGAAAATCACGAAGAAGTTAACAACCCAAAAATGCACGATTACAACTGCCTTTATGGGAAAGGTTGCTCTGCTGTTTATAGGTTAGCATGGAGGCTCAGCGTATCAAAGTCCATCTGAGTCATTagagatgttgtttttcagccaGCCACCTGCTTGCTATCTCTGCAGTTTCATGTCAGAAACCACATTAACAATAGTCAGCCACAATACTATAGCTTCAGTGGGTGCACCAACTGAACACAgctgagtatatatatatatatatatatatatatatatatatatatatatatatacacatagtCAGTAAATATTCTCAGGGTGACTGCAGAGAAGATGCTTTGATTTTGGATCAATGTGCAAG encodes:
- the LOC139303739 gene encoding probable endonuclease 4 codes for the protein MGPRKSGARKRKTEEALGGEKEGEDTVKKKEAEERGHRREKGRGNRKYIGAHVGIQGGIWKAVESCTEMGGSSFALFLGSQRSWKRPALAQTAAARFREQCSLHEFDPAHILPHGSYLMNCGSPKEDVFEKSQALLVDELSRCSLLGLNLYNFHPGSSLGSITTEQCVDKIAASINHAHQQTPAVVTVLENMSGQGSTVGGKFSELKSIIDKVRDQTRVGVCLDTCHAFAAGYDLAVEGGVKAMLDEFDQEVGLHYLKAIHLNDSKGKLGCNLDRHEDIGKGHIGISAFRDIVNEPRLDDIPLILETPGRPGFEYAEQIELLYSLCEKK
- the tnrc6ba gene encoding trinucleotide repeat-containing gene 6B protein produces the protein MEDKKRKKDDKRKREASQKVTEQKNKVPDLTKPASQSQSPATQSSSASPSPGPTSSASPSPATLGPGSAATPSQGGNNAKRLAVANGQPTSTTISSSTAGGPSAAGNCSTSSGGGAQAPQQQPRYMPREVPPRFRCQQDHKVLLKRGQPPLSSMLLGGGGGGGGDGPNANMAAVSDSGTAASSLALTSSSVAASTTTSNYANSMWGASSGSQASSQGREKVIVDGNDLEEWPSIAGSDGGGASFTGAGGGSSNNVMSVNSISASGNQSSPTSSFSLPNECMQSSNGVAWGMAASQGHLGGGNAVAAAGPLLQQPSSLSKASAVPGSHDASGPVDGSSGIPGANFNPNANPSAWPALVQQDGPAAAGEGGPSSFHHQGPGGSLSANNSASLGLGLGGGAVGVLGGHPPISVNQSSTHQRQLHQMQSRDREMGGGKWDSESAGPKIAGGEGIGGGMDRGVGGGEMSVGDHSLASSWRGQPSYPAANSKTGASRTDGWEGGGGGTGGFGVAEGDNGTSGWGYQSSTSGVNAWGSAGTGGNSSQTSGVSQGGWGSSGVGAERGVSGGDCSGSSTGIVGANPGGEGMGGACSSNSSSSGGSTAGNPPATSSSSSTAATMTRAWDNQKGEGETGEWGGGVEGQGAQGGSSSSGGNSRSGRGPNSSHSRPHHPTLNAEDALQNLLSRSDLDPRVLSNTGWGQTQIRQNTSWDFEEHGGQSKGGSSSATSKHPPSLGGSSQFSGGPRTQIPDSMGPGVNPSLIPSAGSSGEGWESSSNSSSSGASLSGRAPAPSGPNMRNLGVSQSVPVTTTGPGMGSGVMPGHSQQGKTGWGGGGMGTEDSQEAKGWGNQEWRDSSRGGNGGGWGDPGKQGDPVSGGWGGSQEEKGTGGWKEMGGNRGGSGWGSGQKVGTSRDWGEQQSKSNSGGGGWEDERKNGGNSGGDSGVGSWGSWDDGAPRRTWGAGGTGGGGSGGGGVGVVGGMGSKPHQSWSGGNKMHQMPNSQSGSITGPQAQLQQQQSQPRNQHPQRQQALDQGAMQGEWGRKPSSQAQNQNQSSGWTSGPIPGGSGGGGSGSEPSGWEEPSPQSISRKNEIDDGTSAWGDPTHYNYKPVNLWDKNSAPAGQQPHGQAQAQAQAQAQAQQQQQQQQQQQQQGPPIQQQPSRQAAVLGGNRDFNAGPGKTAAMGPSGWDGTSPTSPTVDKGTAAWGKPTDAPTGWGDPDDAGGKTTGWGNPSPNPIKSGSKSMQDGWGDKEGSVAASRHSSWEDEEEGSGMWNSTGSQGSGSSWGQGSNGGWGQSHAGKKPSNKGPLKAGGGDSWMSPINRQFSNMGLLNDDPSGPNIDLAPGSLQEKKMEAEKRGMGMNDYNGDMRKGVRGGGGMAYRPPGSKEAAPGDAGSYYDKGGHSIFGSGGGMAQSRHQPSVPPINQSPGIRAQVPHQFLSPQVPGSVLKQMPPPSGSMGGVGGVGGVGGVAGLGGGVFPPQLSPQHIAMLSSIYPPHIQFQLACQLLLQQQQPQQQQQQLLQNQRKFTPNVRQQADPQQLARIMAVLQQQRQQQQVGGLGSSSKLSPSHHGGIGGGGPKLPGADPLPHPGLVGSVADLHQKTLGPYSGFGSGVNLPGLDLGGSVVGGPGGMKDLGGQQSRFKWMMEGHSSPDTSSPENAFHKNGPVTPMKMPGVSPYSQYDMMVGDGLGDNWHRTPGNKMGTKPTTTVSWPPEFQPGVPWKGIDRVDPESDPYMTPGSMMGNAVSPNLNDTEHQLLQDNTDSTPPLNTLLPSPGAWPYSASDSPLNNAHNSAKYTDYKTSWPPEPIGHKSWKASRGSSQTQLSRPPPGLASQKQPSSSPWSGGAPRLAGRGWGGGSSTTGSTWSDGSSRESCWLVLSNLTPQIDGSTLRTICMQHGPLLTFHLGLTQGTALIRYGSKQEAAKAQSALHMCVLGNTTILAEFVSEEDVARYIAHSQAGGAGSGGTTSGSAGSGPTATSAVGANSNGGSCERGGAGGNSGGGGVEGGSTAGGAGNGAGHSSSGWQSLDSTGSSSDQSATQGPGLGIFAQWSSNGTGVGGAGGMEAGRQGLWGGMGGMSGAGYPSSSLWGSPALEDRHQMGSPASLLPGDLLGGGADSI